The Inediibacterium massiliense genome has a segment encoding these proteins:
- a CDS encoding NUDIX hydrolase, translating to MNIDNIKQKIKERQATPEGKYDIFSVLVPIIKVKDELELLFEVRSENLSIQPREICFPGGKLEQNESPYECAIRETCEELNVSPTNICILGDLDFLVLPYNLILYPFLGTLKNIPIEKIHFNKDEVSKIFTVPLNFFIENKPILHYVDLHAQMPNDFPFHMIPSGKDYKWRTGKYPVLFYFYNEYVIWGMTARIIKNLVDILQEND from the coding sequence ATGAATATAGATAATATAAAACAAAAAATAAAAGAAAGACAAGCTACTCCTGAAGGAAAATATGATATTTTTTCTGTTTTGGTACCTATTATAAAAGTTAAAGATGAACTTGAACTTTTATTTGAAGTTCGATCTGAAAATTTAAGTATCCAACCAAGAGAAATATGTTTTCCTGGAGGAAAATTAGAACAAAATGAATCTCCTTATGAATGCGCCATTCGAGAAACTTGTGAAGAATTAAATGTCTCTCCTACAAATATATGTATTCTAGGAGATTTAGATTTTTTAGTCCTTCCTTATAACCTTATTCTTTATCCTTTTTTAGGAACTCTTAAAAATATACCTATAGAAAAAATTCATTTTAACAAAGATGAAGTTTCAAAAATTTTTACAGTTCCTTTAAATTTTTTTATAGAAAATAAACCTATTCTGCATTATGTAGATCTTCATGCTCAGATGCCAAATGATTTTCCTTTTCATATGATTCCTAGTGGAAAAGACTATAAATGGCGTACTGGTAAATATCCTGTTTTATTTTATTTTTATAATGAATATGTCATATGGGGAATGACAGCTCGAATCATTAAAAATCTTGTAGATATTCTTCAAGAAAATGATTAA
- a CDS encoding CD1871A family CXXC motif-containing protein, which yields MSKSKTLTYGVLLGSICMIGAGIYRNEVNIVLKKAVNLCLECIGIG from the coding sequence ATGAGCAAAAGTAAAACACTAACTTATGGAGTCTTACTAGGAAGTATATGTATGATAGGAGCTGGCATATACAGAAATGAAGTAAATATAGTTTTAAAAAAAGCAGTTAATTTATGTTTGGAGTGTATAGGAATTGGATAA
- a CDS encoding P-II family nitrogen regulator, producing MKGEICMYALFLILNEIHKLDDIHNIFYEIGVGATTIDSVGMGKVLLEHDVDIPIFSSIRKLVDGNKPYNKLIISVIREEEKLRKAVDMINKELDHIHKPGVGFMFVLPVLECYGSKHTGVEINEIKKDEN from the coding sequence ATGAAAGGAGAAATTTGTATGTATGCTTTATTTTTAATCTTAAACGAAATACACAAACTCGATGATATTCATAATATATTTTACGAAATAGGCGTCGGGGCTACTACTATTGATAGTGTAGGAATGGGCAAAGTACTTCTAGAACATGATGTAGATATTCCCATATTCTCTAGTATTCGAAAACTCGTAGATGGAAATAAACCTTATAATAAATTAATTATTAGTGTCATTCGAGAAGAAGAAAAATTAAGAAAAGCTGTAGATATGATCAATAAAGAATTAGATCATATTCATAAACCAGGAGTAGGCTTTATGTTTGTTTTACCTGTGCTTGAATGCTATGGTTCTAAACATACTGGAGTTGAAATAAACGAAATCAAAAAAGATGAAAACTGA
- a CDS encoding PFL family protein — MNSNHILETIHMIEKEKLDIRTITMGISLLDCCDTDGKKSRIKMYDKITNYAQNLVKVGEEIEKEYGVPIIHKRISVTPISLIAQSSTDTDYVAFAKTLDDAAKAVGVNFIGGFSALVHKGYSKGDQILINSIPEALASTDMVCSSVNIGSTKTGINMDAVKDMGQIIKRTAFLTKDQDSIGCAKLVVFANAVEDNPFMAGAFHGVGEAESIINIGVSGPGVVKAALEKVKGKSFDMVSETIKQTAFKITRMGQLVGAEASKRLNVPFGIIDLSLAPTPAVGDSVGRILEEIGIESCGAPGTTAALALLNDAVKKGGIMASSRVGGLSGAFIPVSEDEGMIHAVNIGSLNLEKLEAMTCVCSVGLDMIAIPGDTPWETISGIIADEAAIGVINQKTTAVRLIPVYGKKLGDEVHFGGLLGSAPIMPVSKFSSCDFVNRGGRIPAPIHSFKN, encoded by the coding sequence ATGAATTCTAATCATATTCTAGAAACCATCCACATGATTGAAAAAGAAAAATTAGATATTCGAACGATTACTATGGGTATTTCTTTATTAGATTGCTGTGATACAGATGGTAAAAAATCAAGAATAAAAATGTATGATAAAATTACAAATTATGCACAAAATCTAGTAAAGGTAGGAGAAGAAATAGAAAAAGAATATGGAGTTCCCATCATTCATAAAAGAATTTCTGTAACACCTATCTCCCTCATTGCTCAATCTAGTACAGATACAGATTATGTAGCTTTTGCAAAAACATTAGATGATGCAGCTAAAGCCGTAGGTGTAAATTTTATAGGAGGCTTCTCTGCTTTAGTTCATAAAGGATATTCTAAGGGAGATCAAATTCTTATCAATTCTATTCCAGAAGCTTTAGCTTCTACAGATATGGTTTGCTCATCTGTAAATATTGGTTCCACAAAAACTGGCATCAATATGGATGCAGTAAAAGATATGGGACAAATTATCAAAAGAACTGCTTTCCTTACAAAAGATCAAGATAGTATTGGTTGTGCAAAGCTTGTAGTCTTTGCAAATGCAGTAGAAGATAATCCTTTTATGGCTGGTGCTTTTCATGGTGTAGGCGAAGCAGAATCTATTATCAATATTGGTGTAAGTGGTCCTGGTGTAGTCAAAGCAGCTCTAGAAAAAGTAAAAGGGAAAAGTTTTGATATGGTTTCTGAAACCATTAAACAAACTGCATTTAAAATTACTAGAATGGGACAATTAGTAGGAGCCGAAGCATCTAAAAGGCTCAATGTTCCTTTTGGGATTATAGATTTATCTCTTGCTCCGACTCCTGCTGTAGGAGATAGTGTAGGTAGAATTTTAGAAGAAATAGGTATCGAAAGCTGTGGCGCTCCAGGAACCACAGCAGCTTTGGCTTTACTCAACGATGCAGTAAAAAAAGGTGGAATTATGGCATCATCACGTGTAGGTGGATTAAGTGGTGCATTTATTCCTGTAAGTGAAGATGAAGGGATGATTCACGCAGTAAATATAGGCTCATTAAATTTAGAAAAGTTAGAGGCTATGACTTGTGTATGCTCTGTAGGTCTGGATATGATTGCAATACCTGGAGATACTCCTTGGGAAACCATATCCGGTATTATTGCTGATGAAGCAGCTATTGGTGTGATTAACCAAAAAACAACTGCTGTAAGACTGATCCCAGTATACGGAAAGAAATTAGGTGATGAAGTTCATTTTGGAGGTCTTTTAGGTAGCGCTCCTATTATGCCAGTTAGTAAATTCTCTAGTTGTGATTTTGTAAATCGTGGAGGAAGGATTCCTGCACCTATACACAGTTTTAAAAATTAA
- a CDS encoding Na+/H+ antiporter NhaC family protein, with translation MIGLLKLSPVFVMAGLMMSGMDALLAAPLSTVYAAIIAMLTEKFKFQDIVDSAVENVKEMQLVFFILMAAYAMAEAFMSTGVGASIINVALSLGMTAKTVAVTGFIVTAILSVATGTSWGTFAACAPIFLWLNHIVGGDLLLTTASIAGGACFGDNIGLISDTTVVSSGIQKVEVIHRIRHQGVWSILCLVVAGVLIFGLSVTMGLPDTAGNAADAISQIPQQVWDNLNEARPAAVSLLNQVQEGVPTYMIIPLLIVLAVAIKGLPTLACLGLGIISALILGLFAGTVENVSSFLDLVYSGFEGAGKWVIVMMMWVGAFGGIMGKMQAFAPISNLISNMVGSVRQLMFCNGLLSIIGNAALSDEMAQIVTIGPILKSLTDENVEASEEDMYKLRLRNATFGDALGVFGSQLIPWHVYIGFYVGIASAVYPLHQFVATDIIKYNVMAMVAVGSILILTLTGLDRFIPMFALPAEPQVRLRTKEEKAKLRKNA, from the coding sequence ATGATAGGATTATTAAAATTATCGCCAGTTTTTGTAATGGCAGGACTTATGATGTCTGGAATGGACGCTTTATTAGCAGCTCCATTATCTACCGTGTATGCCGCAATTATAGCTATGCTTACTGAAAAATTCAAGTTTCAAGATATTGTTGATTCTGCAGTGGAAAACGTTAAAGAGATGCAACTTGTATTCTTTATCTTAATGGCAGCTTATGCTATGGCTGAAGCCTTCATGTCTACAGGTGTAGGTGCATCTATCATTAACGTTGCTTTAAGCTTAGGTATGACTGCAAAAACAGTTGCCGTTACTGGATTTATTGTTACTGCTATTCTTTCTGTTGCAACTGGAACTTCTTGGGGAACGTTTGCAGCTTGTGCTCCAATCTTTTTATGGTTAAATCATATTGTTGGTGGAGATTTATTATTAACTACTGCTTCTATCGCAGGTGGTGCTTGCTTTGGAGATAACATCGGTCTTATTTCAGATACTACAGTAGTAAGTTCAGGTATTCAAAAAGTTGAAGTAATTCACAGAATTAGACATCAAGGAGTTTGGTCTATTTTATGTCTTGTTGTAGCAGGTGTTTTAATCTTTGGTCTTAGTGTAACAATGGGACTTCCAGATACAGCTGGAAATGCTGCTGATGCAATCAGTCAAATTCCACAACAAGTATGGGATAACTTAAATGAAGCTAGACCTGCTGCTGTTTCACTTTTAAATCAAGTACAAGAGGGCGTTCCAACTTATATGATTATTCCTTTATTAATCGTATTGGCTGTAGCAATTAAAGGACTTCCTACTCTTGCTTGCCTTGGACTTGGAATTATTTCTGCTTTAATATTAGGTCTTTTTGCAGGAACTGTTGAAAATGTAAGCTCTTTCCTAGATCTTGTATATTCAGGTTTTGAAGGTGCTGGAAAATGGGTTATCGTTATGATGATGTGGGTAGGAGCTTTTGGTGGTATCATGGGTAAAATGCAAGCGTTTGCTCCAATCTCTAACTTAATTTCTAATATGGTTGGAAGTGTTAGACAACTTATGTTCTGTAATGGTTTACTTTCTATCATAGGTAATGCTGCACTTTCTGATGAAATGGCTCAAATCGTTACAATTGGACCTATCCTTAAATCTTTAACAGATGAAAATGTAGAAGCTAGTGAAGAAGATATGTACAAACTTCGTTTAAGAAATGCTACTTTCGGAGATGCTTTAGGAGTATTTGGTTCTCAGCTTATTCCATGGCATGTATATATTGGATTCTATGTAGGTATTGCTTCTGCAGTGTATCCACTACATCAATTCGTAGCTACTGATATTATCAAATACAATGTTATGGCTATGGTAGCTGTAGGTTCTATCTTAATCCTTACTTTAACTGGTCTTGACAGATTTATCCCTATGTTTGCACTACCAGCTGAACCACAAGTAAGATTAAGAACAAAAGAAGAAAAAGCAAAATTAAGAAAAAATGCTTAA
- a CDS encoding CAP domain-containing protein yields MKKVLISSALALLLSATAMPLGAEAATQYCTTTSGNTTWRYVQKYQTKLNWYKMNHYTVRTSDSKQVTNPSTPVQEQKSVQTPSNTTQTTQTTQTTQNNSSTQTSQTDTQQRAYEKEVVTLVNIEREKNGLKPLKENTELSRVARFKSDDMKEQGYFSHTSPIYGSPFEMMKNFGIKYSYAGENIAKGQRTPEEVVKAWMNSAGHRQNILNANYTEIGVGYTKDANGTAYWTQMFIKPQL; encoded by the coding sequence ATGAAAAAAGTATTAATTAGTTCAGCTCTAGCCCTTCTATTGTCTGCAACAGCGATGCCTTTAGGTGCTGAAGCTGCTACACAGTATTGTACAACTACATCAGGAAATACAACATGGAGATATGTGCAAAAATATCAAACTAAATTAAATTGGTATAAAATGAATCATTATACAGTAAGAACATCTGATTCAAAGCAAGTGACTAATCCAAGTACACCGGTTCAAGAACAAAAAAGTGTTCAGACACCATCTAATACAACACAAACCACTCAAACCACTCAAACCACTCAAAATAACTCATCTACCCAAACCTCTCAAACAGACACACAGCAACGTGCATATGAAAAAGAAGTAGTAACACTTGTAAATATAGAAAGAGAAAAAAATGGATTGAAGCCATTAAAAGAAAATACAGAGCTTTCAAGAGTAGCGAGATTTAAATCGGATGATATGAAAGAACAAGGATATTTTTCGCATACTTCACCAATTTATGGTTCACCATTTGAAATGATGAAGAATTTTGGTATAAAATATTCTTATGCAGGAGAAAACATAGCCAAAGGACAAAGAACTCCTGAAGAAGTAGTAAAGGCATGGATGAATTCAGCTGGACATCGTCAAAATATTTTAAATGCAAACTATACAGAAATTGGTGTAGGGTATACAAAGGATGCTAATGGAACGGCTTATTGGACTCAAATGTTTATAAAGCCACAATTATAA
- a CDS encoding ACT domain-containing protein — MKAVVTVIGKDKIGIISKVTSTLAENQINVLDISQTILQDYFTMIMIVDLQKINCSFEAIQQKLSNIGEYLGVSIKIQHEEIFEAMHKISQ; from the coding sequence ATGAAAGCAGTAGTTACAGTAATTGGGAAAGATAAAATCGGGATTATTTCTAAAGTCACAAGTACTTTGGCTGAAAATCAAATCAATGTATTAGATATTAGTCAAACTATTTTACAAGATTATTTTACTATGATTATGATTGTAGATCTTCAAAAAATCAATTGTAGCTTTGAAGCTATCCAACAAAAACTAAGTAATATAGGTGAATACTTAGGAGTTTCTATCAAAATTCAACATGAAGAAATATTTGAAGCTATGCACAAAATTTCACAATAG
- a CDS encoding FprA family A-type flavoprotein: protein MNTFEIKNKIYWAGVLDPNLEVFDIIMHTPYGSTYNSYFIDDEKKVLIDTVKSNFKGEYLEKLSKLIDLQSIDYVIINHTEPDHAGSLKYILEVNPHIEVFCTKAAGIFLKEQVNQEFKMHIISDGETLDIGSRKLTFITAPFLHWSDTMFVYSEADQVLFSCDCFGSHYCSIDALEVHKNEYEDASKHYYNCIMKPFAQHYLKAHEKIKNLPIKIILTSHGPILSEKPEENIQNYFNWSQEEMNTRNQKQVTVVYLSAYKNTEMMALKIKEGLEAAGAKVKFVDAEKEDLATLHEMINTSKGILIGSPTINKTMVKPIWDLLSIIDPMANMGKIAGVFGSFGWSGEGIKMAHGILKQMAFKMPFEPLQKKFTPSEETLEQCFQLGKNFAEYI from the coding sequence ATGAATACTTTTGAAATCAAAAATAAAATTTATTGGGCAGGTGTACTAGATCCAAATTTAGAAGTGTTTGATATTATCATGCATACTCCGTACGGTTCTACGTATAATTCTTATTTTATTGATGACGAGAAAAAAGTTTTAATAGATACTGTAAAAAGTAATTTTAAAGGAGAATATCTTGAAAAACTTTCTAAATTAATAGATCTTCAATCTATTGACTATGTCATTATCAATCATACAGAACCAGATCATGCAGGAAGCTTAAAATACATATTAGAAGTCAATCCTCATATAGAAGTTTTTTGCACAAAAGCTGCAGGTATCTTTTTAAAAGAACAAGTTAACCAAGAATTTAAAATGCATATTATCTCTGATGGTGAAACTTTAGATATTGGAAGTCGAAAACTCACCTTTATTACTGCTCCTTTTCTACATTGGTCTGATACTATGTTTGTCTATAGTGAAGCTGATCAAGTATTATTTAGTTGTGACTGCTTTGGTTCTCATTACTGTAGTATAGATGCTTTAGAGGTTCATAAAAATGAATATGAGGATGCATCTAAACACTACTACAATTGTATTATGAAGCCTTTTGCTCAACATTATTTAAAAGCTCATGAAAAAATAAAAAATCTTCCTATCAAAATTATATTAACGTCTCATGGCCCTATTTTATCAGAAAAGCCAGAGGAAAATATACAAAACTATTTTAACTGGTCTCAAGAGGAAATGAATACCAGAAATCAAAAACAAGTAACTGTAGTTTATCTTTCTGCTTACAAAAATACCGAAATGATGGCCCTAAAAATAAAAGAAGGATTGGAAGCTGCTGGTGCAAAAGTAAAGTTTGTAGATGCAGAAAAAGAAGATCTTGCAACTCTACATGAAATGATCAATACATCTAAAGGAATTTTAATTGGTTCTCCTACCATTAATAAAACTATGGTAAAACCTATATGGGATCTTTTATCTATTATTGATCCTATGGCAAATATGGGGAAAATTGCAGGAGTTTTTGGATCTTTCGGATGGAGTGGAGAAGGAATCAAAATGGCACATGGAATATTAAAACAAATGGCTTTTAAAATGCCTTTTGAACCCCTACAAAAGAAATTTACACCTTCTGAAGAAACTTTAGAACAATGCTTTCAACTTGGTAAAAATTTTGCAGAATATATTTAA
- a CDS encoding alpha/beta-type small acid-soluble spore protein, which translates to MSRNGPVDPNATIALNKLKYEIANELGVPHNMSANPNDYTPGQDIYLAGNVGGQMTKKLVEMGEEMLINKHNQ; encoded by the coding sequence ATGAGCAGAAATGGACCTGTTGATCCAAATGCAACTATTGCTTTAAATAAATTAAAATATGAGATCGCCAATGAATTAGGAGTGCCTCATAACATGAGTGCAAATCCAAATGACTATACTCCAGGGCAAGATATTTATTTAGCAGGTAATGTAGGAGGACAAATGACTAAAAAATTAGTTGAAATGGGAGAAGAGATGTTGATCAATAAACACAATCAATGA
- a CDS encoding 4Fe-4S binding protein, giving the protein MDKRTLTQIIASIAANGNIKGFFEGNIFKGNSKKLCVPGLNCYSCPGALGSCPIGSLQAVIGSIKYNFSFYVIGFMSLMGIIFGRFICGWICPFGFIQDLFYKIPFPKVDVNKKVNNYLKYLKYVILLIFVIILPLVLVNDVGMSDPYFCKYICPAGTLEGGIPLVLMNESLRDTVGYLFTWKVTLLILTVISSMMIYRPFCRYICPLGAFYSLFNPISFYQLKVDRDKCTECRACSKKCKMNIEIYKNPNSMECIRCEECIGRCPTKAITRNLIRKD; this is encoded by the coding sequence TTGGATAAAAGAACTTTAACTCAAATTATTGCAAGTATAGCTGCTAATGGGAATATCAAAGGCTTTTTTGAAGGAAATATATTTAAAGGTAATTCTAAAAAACTATGCGTTCCAGGGTTAAATTGTTATTCTTGTCCAGGAGCATTAGGATCTTGTCCAATAGGTTCTCTTCAAGCAGTGATAGGAAGTATAAAATATAATTTCTCATTTTATGTAATTGGATTTATGTCTTTGATGGGGATTATATTTGGTAGATTTATTTGTGGATGGATATGTCCTTTTGGATTTATTCAAGATTTATTCTACAAAATACCATTTCCTAAAGTAGATGTGAATAAAAAAGTCAATAACTATTTGAAATATCTAAAATATGTGATATTGCTTATATTTGTAATCATTCTTCCTCTGGTTTTAGTCAATGATGTAGGAATGAGTGACCCTTATTTTTGCAAGTATATTTGTCCTGCTGGAACACTAGAAGGAGGAATACCTTTAGTTTTAATGAATGAATCATTAAGAGATACGGTTGGATATTTGTTTACATGGAAAGTAACTCTTTTGATCCTTACGGTTATATCTTCTATGATGATATACAGACCTTTTTGTAGATATATTTGTCCTTTAGGAGCATTTTATTCATTATTCAATCCTATAAGTTTTTATCAGTTAAAAGTAGATAGGGATAAATGTACTGAGTGTAGAGCTTGTTCAAAAAAATGTAAAATGAATATAGAAATCTATAAAAATCCTAATAGTATGGAATGTATAAGATGTGAAGAATGTATAGGAAGATGTCCTACAAAAGCAATTACAAGAAATCTTATAAGGAAAGATTGA
- a CDS encoding cation:proton antiporter — protein sequence MNPFISLGIALIVGILFGKLMNKLKVPAVAGYIIAGLLLGKSGFNLVNASMIEKLSFLSDFALGIIAFNIGSELEFSVMKKLGKPIFVIAFFEAFGAFLFVTGITYLFTKNISTALILGAVSSATAPAATVMVLREYNAKGSLTSTLLGVVAVDDAICLMIYAIASSIAKVFINHEAVTIDKILLHPIMEIVLSIVVGMILGIVLTYLIKISKKDTELLPFIVGTIILLVGIALKFNLSPLLCAMSLGIIVVNISTHSRRVFSSIESFSPPIIAAFFTLAGSRLDISLLPQIGVLGVAYLIFRILGKILGASLGGILSNAPTVVKKYIGLGLLSQVGVAVGLAIVVSREFPGTELGSLVITILLSTTIITEIIGPLATKSAIIKAKEAHLS from the coding sequence ATGAATCCATTTATAAGTTTAGGAATCGCACTTATTGTAGGTATTCTTTTTGGAAAATTGATGAACAAATTAAAAGTCCCAGCTGTTGCTGGATATATTATTGCAGGCTTATTATTAGGTAAGTCAGGATTTAATCTAGTAAACGCTTCTATGATTGAAAAATTATCTTTTTTAAGTGATTTTGCATTAGGAATCATTGCTTTTAATATTGGAAGTGAGCTTGAATTTTCTGTTATGAAGAAACTTGGAAAACCTATTTTTGTCATTGCTTTTTTTGAAGCTTTTGGTGCTTTCCTATTTGTTACAGGTATTACTTATCTTTTTACTAAAAATATTTCTACTGCTTTAATTTTAGGTGCTGTATCTTCTGCTACTGCTCCTGCAGCAACAGTTATGGTGTTAAGAGAATATAATGCAAAGGGTTCTCTTACAAGTACCTTATTAGGAGTTGTAGCCGTAGATGATGCAATCTGCCTTATGATTTATGCAATTGCTTCCTCTATTGCAAAAGTATTTATCAATCATGAAGCTGTCACTATTGACAAGATCCTTTTACACCCTATCATGGAAATTGTTTTATCTATTGTAGTAGGAATGATATTAGGAATTGTTTTAACTTATCTTATTAAAATATCTAAAAAGGATACAGAGTTACTTCCTTTTATCGTTGGAACAATTATTTTATTAGTAGGTATTGCTTTGAAGTTTAATCTTTCTCCTTTGCTTTGTGCCATGTCTTTAGGTATTATTGTAGTGAATATATCTACACATTCCAGAAGAGTATTTTCAAGTATCGAAAGCTTCTCTCCCCCCATTATTGCAGCTTTTTTTACATTAGCAGGATCACGACTTGATATTTCATTACTTCCTCAAATTGGAGTCTTAGGGGTTGCCTATTTAATATTTAGAATCCTAGGCAAAATATTAGGTGCTTCTTTAGGAGGAATTCTTTCTAATGCTCCAACAGTTGTTAAAAAATATATAGGCTTAGGATTGTTATCTCAAGTAGGGGTTGCTGTAGGACTTGCAATTGTAGTAAGCAGAGAATTCCCAGGAACAGAATTAGGTTCTTTAGTCATCACTATTTTATTATCCACTACAATTATTACAGAAATAATAGGTCCATTAGCTACTAAAAGTGCTATAATAAAAGCTAAAGAAGCTCATTTATCATGA
- a CDS encoding HAD family hydrolase: protein MTIAAFFDIDGTLYRNSLMVEHFKKLLKYEVLDPTLWHSHVKDTYNNWDKRQGNYDDYLLEIATLYIDSMKGLNKSQIDFIANQVIHLKGDRVYRYTREKITWHQQQGHKVIFISGSPTHLVEKMANKYAVHDFKGTEYLIDENGNFTGEIKQMWDSENKKDAILFFKEKYNIHMNESYAYGDTNGDFSMFEMVKYPVAINPTKELIQHIQKNEEMKKKIQIIVERKDVIYQLSGDVPIF, encoded by the coding sequence ATGACAATTGCAGCTTTTTTTGATATTGATGGAACTTTATACAGAAACTCCCTAATGGTAGAACATTTTAAAAAGCTTCTAAAATACGAAGTGTTAGATCCTACCCTTTGGCACAGTCATGTCAAAGACACTTATAATAATTGGGATAAAAGACAAGGAAATTATGATGATTATCTTCTTGAAATCGCAACTTTATATATCGATTCTATGAAGGGCCTTAATAAATCTCAAATAGACTTTATTGCCAATCAAGTCATTCATTTGAAAGGAGATCGAGTTTATCGATATACTCGTGAGAAAATTACATGGCATCAACAACAGGGTCATAAAGTGATTTTTATTTCAGGAAGTCCTACTCATCTTGTAGAAAAAATGGCTAATAAATATGCAGTACACGATTTTAAAGGAACTGAGTATCTAATAGATGAAAATGGAAATTTTACAGGTGAAATCAAACAAATGTGGGATTCTGAAAATAAAAAAGATGCGATCCTTTTCTTTAAAGAAAAATATAATATTCACATGAATGAAAGTTATGCTTATGGAGATACAAATGGAGATTTTTCTATGTTTGAAATGGTTAAATATCCTGTTGCTATCAATCCTACAAAAGAACTTATTCAACATATACAAAAAAATGAAGAAATGAAGAAAAAAATCCAAATCATTGTAGAAAGAAAAGATGTCATTTATCAATTGTCAGGAGATGTACCAATTTTTTAA
- a CDS encoding TlpA disulfide reductase family protein codes for MKNKFLLTAMVMILAVSVSVAGCGKTEKDKTQDDQTNMEQTDQNTDDMKKTQKFESFGLEYKLSDSWAKAVEENTLSLEPYGGQESDKEREIFGEFGFSFVSKEDIKYIQDQMKDVKTEEEQMKLMIDFQSKFKPLLNIVIFNKDKVTDTGKNEAIHKFKNHEKLGEKENYEFYFLYNDQYDDTGLSDNSKKEFKEIVDGIEEFKKSIKIFTPITEEEKIKNSGVQNIGDIQTKDIHGKSVDKSIFKENKLTIVDIWATTCGPCVQAMPELQKLKEELKKDQINVIGIVADAVDDETIEIAKKIVDKKGVKYMDLVPDETLQNGILQSITGTPTFIFVDGDGNIVGNPIIGADIENIKKQALDLVQNVK; via the coding sequence ATGAAAAATAAATTTTTATTAACAGCTATGGTTATGATTTTAGCAGTATCCGTTTCTGTAGCAGGATGTGGCAAAACTGAAAAGGATAAAACACAAGATGATCAAACAAATATGGAACAAACAGATCAAAATACGGATGATATGAAAAAAACACAAAAATTTGAAAGCTTTGGATTAGAATATAAACTTTCAGATTCTTGGGCAAAGGCAGTTGAAGAAAATACCCTTAGTTTAGAACCATATGGGGGTCAAGAGTCAGACAAAGAAAGAGAGATATTTGGTGAATTTGGATTTTCTTTTGTATCCAAAGAAGATATTAAATATATACAAGATCAAATGAAAGATGTAAAAACAGAAGAAGAACAAATGAAATTAATGATAGATTTTCAAAGTAAGTTTAAACCATTATTGAATATAGTTATTTTTAATAAAGACAAAGTAACGGATACAGGAAAAAATGAAGCGATTCATAAATTTAAAAATCATGAAAAATTAGGAGAGAAAGAGAATTATGAATTTTATTTTTTATATAATGATCAATATGATGATACAGGATTAAGTGATAATTCTAAAAAAGAATTTAAAGAAATAGTGGATGGCATTGAAGAATTTAAGAAATCCATAAAAATTTTTACCCCAATAACAGAAGAAGAAAAAATTAAAAATAGTGGAGTACAAAATATTGGAGATATTCAAACAAAAGATATTCATGGTAAATCTGTAGATAAAAGCATTTTTAAAGAAAATAAGTTAACGATAGTGGATATATGGGCAACTACTTGTGGACCTTGTGTGCAAGCTATGCCTGAACTTCAAAAACTAAAAGAAGAATTAAAAAAAGATCAAATCAATGTAATAGGAATTGTTGCAGATGCTGTTGATGATGAAACTATTGAAATTGCTAAGAAAATTGTAGATAAAAAAGGTGTAAAATATATGGATCTAGTGCCAGATGAAACTTTACAAAATGGTATACTACAAAGTATAACAGGAACCCCTACATTTATTTTTGTAGATGGTGATGGAAATATAGTAGGCAACCCAATTATCGGTGCTGATATTGAAAATATAAAGAAACAAGCGTTGGATTTAGTACAAAATGTGAAATAA